In the genome of Candidatus Binatia bacterium, one region contains:
- the atpA gene encoding F0F1 ATP synthase subunit alpha: MQIRPAEISEVIKQQIAQYGREIEIRETGRVLSAGDGIARIYGLAEAAAGELLEFPHGIYGMVLNLEEDNVGAAIFGEAHLIKEGDEVRRTGRIAEVPVGEALLGRVVNALGQPIDGKGPIEATETRRIELKAPGIVWRQPVKEPLQTGIKAIDSMIPIGRGQRELIIGDRQTGKTAVAVDTIINQKGGDVFCIYVAVGQKRSTVAQVVEKLTRFGAMDYTIVVAATASEAAPLQFIAPYAGCAMGEYFRDTARHALVIYDDLSKHAVAYRQLSLLLRRPPGREAYPGDVFYLHSRLLERAAKMSDEKGGGSLTALPIIETQAGDVSAYIPTNVISITDGQIFLETDLFYSGVRPAVNVGISVSRVGGNAQIRAMRQVAGSLRIELAQYREMAAFAQFGSDLDATTQRQLARGSRLVEVLKQGQYEPLPVEKQILIIYAATNGYVDHLPVEAVRKYEAELYRFVDNRHPEILQAIREKKQLDDALKAQINAVLDEFKAIFQP, encoded by the coding sequence ATGCAAATCCGACCGGCTGAGATCAGCGAAGTCATCAAACAGCAAATTGCCCAATACGGACGCGAAATTGAAATCCGCGAAACGGGCCGCGTGTTGTCGGCGGGCGATGGCATCGCGCGCATTTACGGGTTGGCAGAGGCTGCTGCCGGTGAGCTGCTGGAATTTCCACATGGCATCTACGGCATGGTGCTCAACCTTGAAGAGGACAACGTCGGTGCCGCCATCTTCGGTGAAGCGCACCTGATCAAAGAAGGCGACGAGGTGCGGCGCACCGGCCGCATTGCCGAAGTGCCCGTCGGCGAGGCGCTGCTCGGGCGGGTGGTGAACGCGCTCGGCCAACCGATCGATGGCAAAGGGCCGATCGAAGCCACCGAGACCCGTCGGATCGAGCTGAAGGCCCCGGGCATTGTGTGGCGCCAGCCGGTGAAAGAGCCCCTGCAAACGGGCATCAAAGCCATCGACTCGATGATCCCCATCGGCCGCGGGCAACGGGAGCTGATCATTGGCGACCGCCAAACTGGCAAGACTGCCGTGGCCGTTGACACGATCATCAACCAGAAAGGCGGCGACGTCTTTTGCATTTACGTTGCCGTGGGGCAAAAGCGCTCTACAGTCGCGCAAGTGGTGGAAAAGCTCACGCGTTTTGGCGCCATGGACTACACGATCGTCGTAGCCGCCACCGCCTCCGAAGCTGCGCCCTTGCAGTTCATTGCTCCCTACGCCGGCTGTGCGATGGGCGAATACTTCCGCGACACCGCGCGACATGCGCTGGTGATTTACGATGATCTCTCCAAACACGCGGTGGCATACCGGCAGCTCTCGTTGCTCTTACGCCGTCCGCCCGGCCGCGAAGCGTATCCGGGCGACGTGTTCTATCTGCACTCGCGGCTTCTCGAACGGGCCGCCAAAATGAGCGACGAGAAAGGCGGCGGCTCGCTGACTGCGCTGCCGATCATCGAGACACAAGCGGGCGACGTCTCGGCATACATCCCCACCAACGTGATTTCAATTACCGACGGGCAGATCTTCCTAGAGACGGACCTCTTCTACTCCGGCGTGCGGCCCGCCGTGAACGTCGGGATTTCGGTGTCGCGCGTCGGCGGCAATGCGCAAATTCGCGCCATGCGGCAAGTCGCCGGTTCGCTTCGCATCGAACTCGCACAATACCGCGAGATGGCCGCCTTCGCGCAGTTCGGGTCGGACCTCGACGCCACCACGCAGCGCCAGTTGGCGCGCGGGAGCCGGCTGGTGGAAGTGTTGAAACAGGGGCAGTACGAGCCGCTACCGGTGGAAAAGCAAATCCTGATTATTTATGCCGCCACCAACGGCTATGTGGACCATTTGCCAGTGGAGGCCGTGCGCAAGTACGAAGCCGAGCTGTATCGCTTTGTCGACAATCGGCATCCGGAAATCCTGCAAGCGATCCGCGAGAAAAAACAGCTCGATGATGCGTTGAAGGCACAAATCAACGCCGTGCTGGACGAATTCAAAGCCATCTTCCAGCCGTAA
- the atpF gene encoding F0F1 ATP synthase subunit B produces the protein MLGQRWWWLALPCVPAVAWAAGPGGHGADEAHGGIPWATLFFTFVNFALFVWLLARYVWPQVRLWLRERHTAVVEELEAAARARKEAEELRAEWQRRLAQLDAEVAQLRQQVEADLARERERVLEQARRTAEAIRKDAERTVAAELRRLEEELRSELVQQAVAIAREIVRRNWGSAEQERAVEDFVRQVQG, from the coding sequence ATGCTCGGGCAGCGGTGGTGGTGGCTCGCGCTACCGTGTGTCCCAGCGGTAGCCTGGGCGGCAGGCCCAGGCGGCCATGGCGCCGACGAAGCTCACGGTGGGATTCCCTGGGCCACGCTCTTTTTCACCTTCGTCAACTTCGCCCTCTTTGTTTGGCTGCTTGCGCGCTATGTGTGGCCGCAAGTGCGACTATGGTTGCGGGAGCGTCATACCGCAGTGGTGGAGGAGCTCGAGGCTGCTGCCCGCGCCCGCAAAGAAGCCGAAGAGCTGCGCGCTGAGTGGCAACGAAGGCTCGCCCAACTCGATGCGGAAGTGGCCCAGCTTCGCCAACAAGTGGAAGCCGACTTGGCGCGCGAACGGGAGCGTGTGCTCGAACAAGCGCGGCGGACGGCGGAAGCCATCCGCAAAGATGCCGAGCGCACGGTTGCCGCCGAGCTGCGGCGCTTAGAGGAAGAGTTGCGGAGCGAACTCGTGCAACAGGCAGTGGCCATCGCCCGCGAGATTGTGCGGCGCAATTGGGGCAGCGCAGAGCAAGAGCGGGCAGTAGAAGATTTCGTGCGGCAGGTGCAGGGATGA
- a CDS encoding OB-fold domain-containing protein, whose protein sequence is MAGIVRYGSYIPYFRLQRQAIGAGRGERAVASYDEDAASLAVEAGRDALRGGLTVDTLVFATTSPPYAEKLNAATIQAALDLPESIASFELSATTRAGASALALALDLAAAGRKVLACASDVSVGAPGGLREAQGGDAGVAFVVGSDSDAIARLLGKATRTIEILDVWRIPEERFPRSWEERFAAETLGPAVLEATKEALTAAGVAPASLAHVVLDGVNPRTLALLPRALGLDAGKAADPLLPQIGRCGAAHVGLGLAHVLDRAQPGERILVVSEADGVDALVFEVTERMRSAAKPRAVQRWIDSKRNDLAYPTYLKWRGILPFEPPRRPDPERPAAPVMRRHERWKMAFVGSRCTRCQTGHLPPQRVCVHCGAVDQMREERYADTSCRVTTYTLDYLAYSLQPPVVVAVADYEGGGRFSCELTDVDPKQVKIGDQLEMTFRRLYTAQGMHNYFWKARPMR, encoded by the coding sequence TTGGCCGGGATCGTTCGCTACGGTAGTTACATCCCTTACTTCCGCCTGCAGCGCCAAGCGATCGGTGCGGGTCGCGGCGAGCGCGCGGTGGCGAGTTACGACGAGGACGCCGCGTCGCTGGCTGTGGAGGCAGGGCGCGACGCGCTGCGCGGCGGCTTGACTGTCGACACCCTGGTGTTTGCCACGACCAGCCCGCCCTACGCGGAGAAACTCAACGCTGCCACCATTCAGGCGGCGTTAGACTTGCCGGAGTCCATTGCCAGCTTCGAACTCTCAGCCACCACGCGCGCCGGGGCTTCAGCATTAGCGTTGGCTCTCGATTTGGCGGCCGCGGGGCGGAAAGTCCTGGCGTGCGCCAGCGACGTATCGGTGGGAGCGCCAGGTGGCCTGCGCGAAGCGCAAGGCGGCGATGCCGGCGTGGCCTTTGTCGTCGGCAGCGACAGCGACGCCATTGCCCGCCTGCTTGGCAAGGCAACGCGAACGATCGAAATTCTCGATGTTTGGCGCATCCCTGAGGAGCGGTTCCCGCGCTCTTGGGAAGAGCGCTTTGCGGCGGAAACGCTCGGGCCGGCAGTGCTCGAAGCGACCAAGGAGGCACTCACGGCTGCTGGCGTGGCACCGGCATCGCTCGCACACGTGGTGCTGGACGGGGTGAACCCGCGTACGCTGGCGCTGTTGCCGCGGGCACTCGGGCTCGATGCTGGCAAAGCGGCCGACCCACTTCTGCCGCAAATTGGGCGTTGCGGGGCGGCGCATGTCGGGCTTGGCCTTGCGCATGTGCTCGATCGGGCCCAGCCTGGCGAGCGCATCCTCGTTGTCAGCGAGGCCGACGGTGTGGATGCCTTGGTTTTCGAAGTCACGGAGCGGATGCGCTCGGCGGCGAAGCCGCGCGCGGTGCAGCGCTGGATCGATTCCAAACGGAACGACTTAGCGTATCCCACCTATCTCAAGTGGCGGGGCATTCTGCCGTTCGAGCCGCCACGACGGCCCGACCCGGAGCGGCCGGCGGCGCCGGTGATGCGCCGGCACGAGCGATGGAAGATGGCGTTCGTGGGCTCGCGTTGCACCCGCTGCCAAACTGGCCATCTGCCCCCGCAGCGCGTGTGTGTGCATTGCGGAGCGGTGGACCAAATGCGCGAAGAGCGCTACGCGGACACCTCTTGTCGGGTCACCACCTACACCCTGGACTATCTTGCGTACTCGCTGCAGCCTCCGGTGGTGGTCGCGGTGGCCGATTACGAAGGCGGTGGCCGCTTTAGCTGCGAGCTTACCGACGTCGACCCCAAGCAGGTGAAAATCGGCGATCAGCTAGAAATGACTTTCCGCCGCCTCTACACGGCGCAAGGAATGCACAACTACTTTTGGAAGGCGCGCCCGATGCGCTAA
- a CDS encoding ATP synthase F0 subunit B translates to MLTFPPDWTFLVQLISFFVLWLVLRRIAWEPMLRVLEERDQRTLGNRQLASQWRTEAEQARQRYEEAFARARAEITAKLQNQRSAIAQEEQGIVSAARSDAQTRINEAREQLHRELKAARESIVREAETVGRVIARQLLGREVA, encoded by the coding sequence ATGCTGACATTCCCTCCGGACTGGACGTTCTTGGTTCAGCTCATCTCGTTCTTTGTCTTGTGGCTCGTGCTGCGCCGCATCGCGTGGGAGCCGATGCTCCGCGTGCTCGAGGAGCGCGATCAGCGCACCCTGGGAAACCGGCAGCTTGCGTCGCAGTGGCGGACGGAAGCGGAGCAGGCCCGGCAACGATACGAGGAAGCCTTCGCCCGCGCGCGGGCGGAGATTACGGCGAAACTACAGAACCAGCGCTCAGCCATTGCTCAAGAAGAACAGGGCATCGTGTCGGCTGCGCGCAGCGATGCGCAAACCCGGATCAACGAAGCCCGCGAACAACTGCACCGCGAGCTGAAAGCGGCGCGTGAGAGCATCGTGCGCGAAGCGGAAACCGTGGGGCGGGTCATTGCGCGGCAGCTTCTCGGAAGGGAGGTCGCGTGA
- the atpH gene encoding ATP synthase F1 subunit delta → MSAVARRYAKALFALAREQNLEDTIGSELNQLAELVRSPELASAWNNPLLTAPERRQLTSVVREQLRLSDLFGRFLDYLAEHKRLRELPTIRDHYERLLDELHNRTRARIVSAAALTQAQLDRIVQLLQQRTGKTVIATVTEDPSLVGGFVVEVEGKVFDASVANQLHVLVARLGAGVSH, encoded by the coding sequence ATGAGTGCGGTAGCCCGGCGGTACGCCAAAGCCTTGTTCGCGCTCGCTCGCGAACAAAACCTGGAAGACACGATTGGAAGCGAGCTCAACCAGCTTGCCGAGCTCGTGCGGAGCCCGGAGCTGGCTTCGGCATGGAACAACCCGTTACTCACCGCTCCGGAACGCCGGCAGCTTACCAGCGTGGTGCGGGAGCAGCTTCGACTATCGGACCTGTTCGGCCGATTCCTCGACTATCTCGCCGAACACAAGCGCCTGCGCGAACTCCCCACCATTCGCGATCACTACGAACGGCTGCTCGACGAGCTACACAACCGGACCCGTGCCCGCATTGTCAGTGCCGCGGCGCTGACCCAAGCGCAGCTCGACCGCATCGTGCAGCTCTTGCAACAGCGCACGGGAAAAACGGTGATTGCTACGGTCACCGAAGATCCTTCCCTTGTGGGCGGATTCGTTGTCGAAGTCGAGGGCAAGGTCTTCGATGCCAGCGTGGCCAATCAACTTCACGTACTCGTCGCCCGTCTCGGTGCGGGCGTATCTCACTGA
- a CDS encoding acetyl-CoA acetyltransferase, with the protein MASKGIKDRVAIVGMGCTPFGEHWDKGPEDLLIEAAREAYASANIDPEQVDAYWLGTMASGFSGLMLSEALKIPYKPVTRLENMCATGSEALRNAAYAVASGAYDLVMAIGVEKLKDSGFSGLAMANPPHDGTISSMTAPATFSLLAPAYAKKYDVPEDTLKQVLARIAWKNHKNGARNPKAQFRKEVSMETICNAPPVAGMLGIFDCSGVSDGAAAAILCRAEDAHKYTDKPIFIKALAFAAGPAEGYFSQNYDFTTFPEVVRSAEDAYRQAGVTNPREEISMAEVHDCFTPTELVLMEDMGFSPRGQAWRDVLDGRFDGDGPQPINPDGGLKSFGHPIGASGLRMMYEMWLQLRGEAGPRQIPNPKLGLTHNLGGAPGRCVSFVSIVGL; encoded by the coding sequence ATGGCGAGCAAGGGAATCAAAGATCGCGTGGCGATTGTCGGCATGGGTTGTACTCCGTTCGGGGAGCATTGGGATAAAGGTCCGGAAGACCTTCTCATCGAAGCTGCCCGCGAGGCGTACGCTTCAGCCAACATCGACCCGGAGCAGGTCGACGCCTACTGGCTCGGCACCATGGCCAGCGGCTTTTCTGGCCTCATGCTCTCCGAGGCGCTGAAGATTCCCTACAAACCGGTCACCCGCCTGGAAAACATGTGCGCCACCGGCAGCGAAGCCCTGCGCAACGCGGCCTACGCGGTGGCAAGCGGTGCGTACGACCTGGTGATGGCCATCGGGGTGGAGAAGCTCAAAGACTCGGGCTTTTCCGGCCTGGCCATGGCCAACCCGCCGCACGATGGCACGATCTCCAGCATGACAGCGCCGGCCACGTTCTCGCTGCTGGCCCCGGCGTACGCGAAAAAATACGACGTTCCGGAAGACACGCTCAAGCAAGTGCTCGCACGCATTGCTTGGAAGAACCACAAGAACGGGGCGCGCAACCCCAAGGCGCAGTTCCGCAAGGAAGTGTCGATGGAGACCATTTGCAATGCTCCGCCCGTGGCCGGGATGCTGGGGATTTTCGATTGCTCCGGGGTGAGCGACGGCGCCGCAGCGGCGATTCTCTGTCGCGCGGAAGATGCGCACAAGTACACGGACAAACCGATTTTCATCAAGGCGTTGGCGTTCGCGGCGGGTCCGGCCGAGGGCTACTTCAGCCAAAACTACGACTTCACCACGTTCCCCGAAGTGGTGCGCAGCGCCGAAGATGCCTACCGGCAGGCCGGCGTCACCAATCCGCGCGAAGAAATCAGCATGGCCGAGGTGCACGACTGCTTCACGCCGACCGAGCTCGTGCTCATGGAAGACATGGGCTTTTCCCCGCGCGGGCAGGCGTGGCGCGACGTGCTCGACGGCCGCTTCGATGGCGATGGGCCGCAACCGATCAATCCCGACGGCGGGCTGAAAAGCTTCGGGCATCCAATCGGAGCGAGCGGGCTGCGCATGATGTACGAGATGTGGTTGCAGTTGCGCGGCGAGGCTGGCCCGCGGCAAATCCCCAATCCGAAACTCGGCCTCACCCACAACCTCGGCGGCGCCCCTGGGCGCTGCGTAAGCTTCGTGTCGATCGTCGGGTTGTAA
- the atpD gene encoding F0F1 ATP synthase subunit beta, with translation MNMGKITQVIGPVVDVEFPNGDLPPIYNALRVSNPSISSQPWNLVLEVAQHLGERTVRCIAMDATEGLKRGMPVQDTGGPIKVPVGPQGLGRILNVVGEPVDEAGPVEGEDYYPIHREPPKFVDQATEIQQFETGIKVVDLLTPYARGGKIGLFGGAGVGKTVFIQELISNVATHHGGYSVFGGVGERTREGNDLWLEMKESGVISKTALIYGQMNEPPGARARVGLTAVTTAEYFRDVEGKDVLLFIDNIFRFTQANSEVSALLGRIPSAVGYQPTLATDLGELQERITSTKRGAITSVQAIYVPADDLTDPAPATTFAHLDATTVLSRALTEIGIYPAVDPLDSTSRILDPNIVGEEHYRVARAVQEVLQRYKDLQDIIAILGMDELSEEDKLIVARARKIQKFLSQPFHVAEAFTNIKGVYVKLSDTIRGFKEIVEGKHDEVPEQAFYMVGTIEDALEKARRLAA, from the coding sequence ATGAACATGGGAAAAATCACCCAGGTGATCGGTCCAGTAGTCGACGTGGAGTTTCCCAACGGTGACCTACCGCCGATCTACAACGCCTTGCGCGTAAGCAACCCGTCCATCAGCAGCCAACCATGGAACCTCGTGCTCGAGGTCGCTCAACACCTCGGTGAGCGCACGGTGCGGTGCATCGCTATGGACGCCACCGAAGGCCTCAAGCGCGGCATGCCCGTGCAAGACACCGGCGGGCCCATCAAGGTTCCCGTGGGGCCGCAAGGGCTCGGCCGTATCCTCAACGTGGTGGGCGAACCTGTAGACGAAGCCGGCCCCGTGGAGGGCGAGGATTACTACCCCATCCATCGCGAGCCGCCCAAGTTTGTCGACCAAGCAACGGAAATCCAGCAGTTCGAAACCGGCATCAAAGTTGTCGACTTGCTCACCCCGTATGCGCGTGGTGGGAAGATCGGTCTGTTCGGTGGCGCCGGCGTGGGCAAGACCGTGTTCATCCAGGAGCTGATCTCCAACGTCGCCACGCACCACGGCGGCTACTCTGTGTTCGGCGGTGTGGGAGAGCGCACGCGCGAAGGGAACGACTTGTGGCTGGAAATGAAAGAGTCGGGCGTGATCTCCAAGACCGCACTGATTTACGGGCAGATGAACGAGCCGCCCGGAGCCCGTGCCCGGGTGGGGCTTACGGCTGTGACTACCGCCGAGTATTTCCGCGACGTTGAAGGGAAGGACGTGCTGTTGTTCATCGACAACATCTTCCGCTTCACGCAGGCAAACTCGGAGGTGTCGGCGCTGCTCGGACGCATCCCCTCGGCGGTCGGTTATCAGCCCACGCTGGCCACCGATTTGGGCGAGCTTCAGGAACGCATCACCAGCACCAAGCGCGGCGCCATCACCTCAGTGCAGGCCATTTACGTGCCGGCGGACGACTTGACCGACCCGGCGCCGGCAACGACCTTCGCCCATCTTGACGCCACCACCGTGCTGTCCCGGGCGCTGACCGAAATTGGGATTTACCCGGCCGTGGACCCGCTGGATTCCACCTCGCGCATCCTTGACCCCAACATCGTCGGCGAAGAGCACTACCGAGTGGCGCGCGCGGTACAAGAGGTGCTCCAGCGGTACAAGGACTTGCAGGACATCATCGCAATCCTGGGTATGGACGAGTTGTCGGAAGAGGACAAACTCATCGTTGCCCGCGCGCGGAAAATCCAGAAGTTCCTTTCGCAGCCGTTCCACGTGGCCGAAGCCTTCACCAACATCAAAGGCGTGTATGTGAAACTTTCCGACACCATTCGCGGCTTCAAAGAAATCGTGGAAGGCAAGCACGACGAAGTGCCCGAGCAAGCGTTTTACATGGTCGGCACGATTGAGGACGCGCTGGAAAAGGCGCGCCGTTTGGCTGCGTAG
- the atpC gene encoding ATP synthase F1 subunit epsilon: MASRLLLRIVTPKQPLLETEVQEVTAPGTVGEFGVLPEHVTFLSSLETGVLRYRKDQREAAVAIRGGFAEVRDNIVTILADDAQAAEQISAEATREELASAEAVLKRAAFGSPEYVEADARKRWAEARLQAARLRQVS; the protein is encoded by the coding sequence ATGGCCAGTCGACTCCTGCTCCGCATCGTCACCCCGAAACAACCGCTCCTGGAAACCGAGGTTCAGGAGGTTACCGCCCCGGGTACCGTGGGTGAGTTCGGCGTGCTGCCGGAACACGTCACGTTCCTATCCTCGCTGGAAACGGGCGTCCTCCGCTATCGCAAGGATCAACGGGAGGCAGCGGTTGCCATTCGCGGCGGCTTTGCCGAGGTGCGCGACAACATCGTGACCATCCTTGCCGACGACGCTCAAGCTGCGGAGCAGATCTCCGCCGAAGCCACGCGCGAGGAACTGGCCAGTGCCGAAGCCGTGCTCAAACGTGCCGCCTTCGGGTCACCCGAATATGTGGAAGCCGACGCGCGCAAGCGTTGGGCCGAGGCGCGGCTTCAAGCGGCCCGTTTGCGGCAAGTCTCCTGA
- a CDS encoding polymer-forming cytoskeletal protein: protein MLYAGRFKIPSERRSFAMALFGKDDKSQRSDDARPAFINSPVLPGEPAPAEPSVQAHLGKGSRVEGKLSFEGSVRIDGQVDGEIQAQEAVIIGESAVLQAQITAGTVILTGRLTGDVVARKRVELRAPARLLGNITTPCLVIHEGVVFEGRCSMGGAQGEAKSAATSAASASGERAKVAQFPREERPAGVSTSAGGGK, encoded by the coding sequence ATGTTATACGCCGGGCGCTTTAAGATCCCCTCCGAGAGGAGAAGTTTTGCTATGGCCCTATTTGGCAAGGACGACAAATCGCAGCGGTCCGACGATGCCAGGCCAGCGTTTATCAACTCTCCGGTTCTGCCCGGCGAACCTGCTCCGGCCGAGCCCAGCGTGCAAGCGCACCTCGGCAAGGGCAGCCGCGTGGAAGGAAAGTTGAGCTTCGAGGGGAGCGTTCGCATCGATGGGCAGGTGGATGGGGAAATTCAAGCACAGGAGGCGGTGATTATCGGTGAGAGCGCTGTTCTCCAAGCGCAAATAACCGCCGGCACGGTGATTCTGACCGGGAGGCTCACGGGCGACGTGGTCGCACGCAAGCGCGTCGAGCTCCGTGCTCCGGCGCGTCTCCTCGGCAACATCACCACTCCATGCCTGGTCATCCACGAAGGCGTGGTGTTCGAAGGGCGCTGTTCGATGGGCGGTGCCCAAGGCGAGGCGAAGTCCGCGGCCACGAGCGCTGCCTCCGCCAGTGGCGAGCGCGCCAAGGTTGCACAATTCCCCCGGGAGGAACGGCCTGCCGGGGTTTCGACTTCCGCAGGAGGTGGGAAGTAA
- the atpG gene encoding ATP synthase F1 subunit gamma, protein MASLKAIRKRIASVKNTQKITKAMKMVSAAKLRRAQEAATNARAYADKLSELMRHVAASSSDSPHPLLQGREQVRRVDLILVTADRGLCGAYNSNLIRRAEQLLAQHGRDRVHVTFVGRRGFDYFKKRGVIVADKHINLFGGPDLALAQRLADKVAADYADGTTDAVFVLYSHFRSALSQVPTVEQLLPIVPASEGSHGGREYLVEPDAGTLLDRLLRQYVRVLVHRAFLEAQASEHAARMTAMDSATSNAAEMIDRLTLEMNRARQAAITKELMEIVSGAEALKG, encoded by the coding sequence ATGGCCAGTCTCAAGGCAATCCGCAAGCGCATCGCATCGGTGAAAAACACACAGAAAATCACCAAGGCGATGAAAATGGTCTCGGCCGCCAAACTCCGCCGTGCACAGGAGGCGGCCACCAACGCGCGCGCCTATGCCGACAAGTTGAGTGAACTCATGCGCCACGTGGCAGCGAGCAGCAGCGACTCGCCCCATCCGCTCCTGCAAGGGCGCGAGCAGGTGCGCCGCGTGGATCTGATCCTGGTCACAGCCGATCGCGGGTTGTGCGGCGCCTACAACAGCAACCTGATCCGTCGCGCCGAGCAGTTGCTGGCGCAGCACGGGCGGGACCGCGTGCATGTCACGTTCGTCGGGCGCCGCGGGTTCGATTACTTCAAGAAACGCGGCGTAATCGTGGCCGACAAACACATCAATCTATTCGGCGGGCCAGACTTGGCTCTCGCCCAGCGCCTCGCCGACAAAGTCGCAGCCGATTACGCCGACGGCACCACCGACGCCGTCTTTGTCTTGTACAGCCACTTTCGCTCGGCCTTGTCGCAAGTGCCCACGGTCGAGCAACTCCTCCCGATCGTACCGGCATCCGAAGGGAGCCACGGCGGGCGCGAGTACCTGGTGGAGCCAGATGCAGGCACGTTGCTCGATCGCTTGCTCCGCCAATACGTGCGGGTGCTCGTACACCGGGCGTTTCTCGAAGCGCAAGCGAGCGAACATGCGGCGCGCATGACGGCGATGGACAGTGCCACGAGCAACGCCGCCGAGATGATCGATCGGCTGACGCTGGAGATGAACCGTGCGCGCCAAGCTGCGATTACCAAAGAGCTCATGGAAATCGTCAGCGGTGCAGAAGCATTAAAAGGATGA
- the thiI gene encoding tRNA 4-thiouridine(8) synthase ThiI, whose product MQRVVVHYHEIALKQRNRPLFVRQLLRNIEGMLRDTPCSRVRSAEGRVVIDLLDASAWPTVRERLGWVFGIANFALAWKSGREVEALAETALTALGNVPAQTFAVRVKRADKSYPLPSPEIARQVGRLLQERLHWAVDLEQPQVEVFIEVLAREAFVSVERVRGLGGLPVGVSGPVICLLSGGIDSPVAAWRMMGRGCRVEFVHFSGTPYQDRRSLEKAQALARILTRYQLQSRLHAVAFGEIQRQIVASVARPYRVVLYRRMMLRIAAALAGRVHAKALVTGESLGQVASQTLENLATIERAVDLMVLRPLIGMDKNEIRAQAERIGTYEISIQPDQDCCQLFVPPLPATRTSPAEAERAEQALDVAALVAEALERVETFEYSFP is encoded by the coding sequence ATGCAACGGGTTGTCGTGCACTATCACGAGATCGCTTTAAAACAGCGCAACCGCCCCTTGTTCGTGCGCCAACTGCTGCGCAACATCGAAGGCATGCTCCGCGACACCCCGTGCTCGCGGGTGCGCTCGGCAGAGGGTCGGGTGGTCATCGATCTCCTGGATGCCAGTGCCTGGCCCACGGTGCGCGAGCGGTTGGGTTGGGTGTTCGGCATTGCGAATTTTGCTTTGGCCTGGAAAAGCGGGCGCGAGGTGGAGGCGCTGGCGGAAACGGCGCTGACCGCCTTGGGCAACGTGCCCGCGCAAACTTTTGCGGTGCGGGTGAAACGTGCCGATAAGAGCTATCCGCTGCCCTCTCCGGAAATTGCCCGGCAAGTGGGGCGGCTTTTGCAAGAGCGGTTGCATTGGGCTGTGGACCTCGAACAGCCGCAAGTGGAAGTTTTTATCGAGGTGCTGGCCCGTGAAGCCTTTGTGTCGGTTGAGCGGGTGCGCGGCCTGGGCGGGCTGCCGGTAGGCGTGAGCGGCCCGGTGATCTGCTTGTTGAGCGGTGGCATCGATTCCCCAGTGGCCGCTTGGCGGATGATGGGCAGGGGATGTCGGGTGGAGTTTGTGCACTTTTCCGGCACCCCGTACCAAGACCGCCGCAGCTTGGAAAAAGCCCAAGCCCTAGCCCGCATCCTGACCCGTTACCAATTACAGTCGCGCTTGCACGCGGTCGCCTTCGGAGAAATCCAACGTCAAATTGTCGCCTCCGTGGCCAGGCCGTACCGTGTGGTGCTCTATCGGCGCATGATGCTCCGCATTGCCGCGGCACTGGCCGGGCGGGTGCATGCAAAAGCGCTGGTCACAGGGGAAAGCCTGGGGCAGGTGGCCTCGCAAACGCTGGAGAACCTGGCCACCATCGAGCGCGCGGTGGACCTCATGGTCTTGCGCCCGCTCATTGGCATGGACAAGAACGAAATCCGCGCGCAGGCAGAGCGCATCGGCACGTACGAAATCTCCATCCAACCCGACCAAGATTGTTGCCAGCTTTTCGTGCCGCCACTGCCCGCCACCCGCACGAGTCCAGCCGAGGCAGAGCGAGCGGAACAGGCCCTGGATGTCGCAGCTTTGGTGGCGGAAGCCTTGGAGCGCGTGGAAACCTTCGAATACTCGTTTCCGTGA
- a CDS encoding Rieske 2Fe-2S domain-containing protein — protein MSNGVALRDNSPGLYSEAVPSSSEEWIPVARADEVGDRTTKKFFARVDGNEEECFLVKYSGKFYAYVNRCCHVPMTLDWVENRFFTTDGRYLQCATHGALYLPESGECVAGPPCGKFLQRLEVAVRDGVVYVFASRAAQQDRQF, from the coding sequence ATGAGCAACGGCGTTGCATTGCGCGACAACTCCCCGGGGCTATACAGCGAGGCCGTGCCTTCCAGTTCCGAGGAGTGGATCCCTGTTGCCCGCGCCGACGAGGTTGGAGATCGCACAACGAAGAAATTCTTTGCCCGAGTCGACGGGAACGAGGAAGAATGTTTTCTCGTGAAATACAGCGGGAAGTTTTACGCCTACGTCAACCGCTGTTGCCACGTCCCGATGACCCTCGATTGGGTAGAAAATCGCTTTTTCACCACTGACGGCCGTTACTTGCAGTGCGCCACCCATGGGGCGTTGTACTTGCCCGAATCGGGTGAGTGTGTTGCCGGTCCGCCCTGCGGGAAGTTTTTACAGAGGCTCGAGGTGGCTGTTCGCGATGGTGTGGTGTACGTGTTCGCCAGCCGCGCGGCACAGCAGGATCGACAGTTCTGA